A single genomic interval of Lynx canadensis isolate LIC74 chromosome A2, mLynCan4.pri.v2, whole genome shotgun sequence harbors:
- the MED26 gene encoding mediator of RNA polymerase II transcription subunit 26 isoform X1: MVKSSLFPVPLSVLCLRALKTRKSRCRACPGVQPGPCCPWTLIRNMVAVLEVISSLEKYPITKEALEETRLGKLINDVRKKTKNEELAKRAKKLLRSWQKLIEPVHQNEAALRGLAGGAGSANGGAHNCRPEAGAAGTPKSIHDLKNRIDLQRLRGHRLDRLGSRKRRGDQRDLGHPGPPPKVSKASHDSLVPNSSPLPTNGIGGSPESFPGPLDGSGHTGPEGGRLEHGENDKHGGKIPVNAVRPHTSSLGLGKPPGPCLQTKVAVLQQLDRVDETPGPPHPKGPPRCSFSPRNSRHEGSFARQRSPYAPKGSTPSPSPRPQPLDTTQVPSPLPLARPSTPPVRRLELLPSAESPVRWLEQPEGHQRPAGQGCKVGLPPAEPLLPRAGFSPDSSKADSDAASSGGSDSKKKKRYRPRDYTVNLDGQVAEAGVKPVRLKERKLTFDPMTRQIKPLTQKEPVRADSPVHTEQPRTELDKPEAKASLQSPFEQTNWKELSRNEIIQSYLSRQSSLLSSSGAQTPGAHHFMSEYLRQEESTRRGARQPHVLVPHSAPTDRPGLSREVTQDDLDRIQGHRWPGVNGCQDTQGNWYDWTQCISLDPHGDDGRLNILPYVCLD, from the exons ATCCGGAACATGGTGGCGGTGCTGGAAGTCATCTCCAGCCTGGAGAAATACCCCATTACCAAAGAGGCGCTGGAG GAAACTCGACTTGGGAAGCTCATCAACGACGTCCGCAAGAAGACGAAGAACGAGGAGCTCGCCAAGCGGGCCAAGAAGCTGCTGCGGAGCTGGCAGAAGCTCATCGAGCCCGTGCACCAGAATGAGGCGGCGCTGCGGGGACTGGCGGGGGGCGCCGGCTCCGCCAACGGGGGTGCTCACAACTGCCGGCCGGAGGCGGGGGCGGCCGGCACGCCCAAGAGCATCCACGACCTGAAGAACCGCATTGACCTCCAGAGGCTGCGGGGGCATCGGCTGGACAGGCTGGGCAGCCGCAAGCGCCGGGGAGACCAGCGTGACCTCGGCCACCCCGGGCCACCTCCCAAGGTCTCCAAGGCGAGCCACGACTCCCTGGTACCCaactcctcccccctccccaccaacgGGATCGGCGGGAGCCCCGAGAGCTTCCCCGGCCCCCTGGACGGCAGCGGGCACACGGGCCCCGAGGGTGGCCGCCTGGAGCACGGCGAGAACGACAAACACGGCGGCAAGATTCCCGTCAACGCGGTGCGGCCGCACACCAGCTCCCTGGGCCTCGGCAAGCCGCCCGGGCCCTGCTTGCAGACCAAGGTTGCGGTGCTGCAGCAGCTGGACCGGGTGGACGAGACTccgggccccccccaccccaaggggcCGCCTCGCTGCTCTTTCAGTCCCCGGAACTCACGGCACGAGGGCTCCTTTGCCCGGCAGCGGAGCCCGTACGCGCCCAAGGGCTCCACGCCCAGCCCCTCTCCGCGGCCCCAGCCGCTCGACACCACGCAGGTGCCGTCGCCGCTTCCGCTGGCCCGGCCGTCCACGCCCCCCGTGAGGCGGCTCGAGCTGCTGCCCAGTGCGGAGAGCCCGGTGCGCTGGTTGGAGCAGCCCGAGGGCCACCAGCGGCCGGCAGGGCAGGGCTGCAAAGTGGGGCTGCCGCCGGCCGAGCCCCTGCTGCCCCGGGCCGGCTTCTCCCCAGACTCCTCCAAGGCGGACAGCGACGCTGCCTCCTCTGGCGGCTCGGACAGCAAAAAGAAGAAGAGGTACCGGCCTCGTGACTACACGGTGAACTTGGACGGGCAGGTGGCCGAGGCGGGCGTCAAACCCGTCCGGTTAAAAGAGCGGAAGCTCACCTTTGACCCCATGACCAGACAGATCAAACCTCTGACCCAGAAAGAGCCAGTGCGGGCTGACAGCCCCGTGCACACAGAGCAGCCCAGGACAGAGCTGGACAAGCCCGAGGCCAAGGCCAGCCTCCAGAGCCCTTTCGAACAGACGAACTGGAAGGAGCTGTCGCGCAACGAGATCATCCAGTCCTACCTGAGCCGGCAGAGCAGCCTGCTCTCCTCGTCGGGCGCGCAGACCCCGGGCGCCCACCACTTCATGTCCGAGTACCTGAGGCAGGAGGAGAGCACCCGGCGTGGGGCCAGGCAGCCGCACGTGCTGGTGCCTCACAGCGCGCCCACGGACCGCCCGGGGCTGAGCCGCGAGGTCACACAGGACGATCTGGACAGAATCCAGGGCCACCGGTGGCCTGGGGTGAACGGGTGTCAGGACACACAGGGTAACTGGTATGACTGGACGCAGTGCATATCGCTCGACCCGCACGGCGACGACGGGCGGTTGAACATTCTGCCTTATGTCTGCTTGGACTGA
- the MED26 gene encoding mediator of RNA polymerase II transcription subunit 26 isoform X3 → MPIRNMVAVLEVISSLEKYPITKEALEETRLGKLINDVRKKTKNEELAKRAKKLLRSWQKLIEPVHQNEAALRGLAGGAGSANGGAHNCRPEAGAAGTPKSIHDLKNRIDLQRLRGHRLDRLGSRKRRGDQRDLGHPGPPPKVSKASHDSLVPNSSPLPTNGIGGSPESFPGPLDGSGHTGPEGGRLEHGENDKHGGKIPVNAVRPHTSSLGLGKPPGPCLQTKVAVLQQLDRVDETPGPPHPKGPPRCSFSPRNSRHEGSFARQRSPYAPKGSTPSPSPRPQPLDTTQVPSPLPLARPSTPPVRRLELLPSAESPVRWLEQPEGHQRPAGQGCKVGLPPAEPLLPRAGFSPDSSKADSDAASSGGSDSKKKKRYRPRDYTVNLDGQVAEAGVKPVRLKERKLTFDPMTRQIKPLTQKEPVRADSPVHTEQPRTELDKPEAKASLQSPFEQTNWKELSRNEIIQSYLSRQSSLLSSSGAQTPGAHHFMSEYLRQEESTRRGARQPHVLVPHSAPTDRPGLSREVTQDDLDRIQGHRWPGVNGCQDTQGNWYDWTQCISLDPHGDDGRLNILPYVCLD, encoded by the exons ATGCCG ATCCGGAACATGGTGGCGGTGCTGGAAGTCATCTCCAGCCTGGAGAAATACCCCATTACCAAAGAGGCGCTGGAG GAAACTCGACTTGGGAAGCTCATCAACGACGTCCGCAAGAAGACGAAGAACGAGGAGCTCGCCAAGCGGGCCAAGAAGCTGCTGCGGAGCTGGCAGAAGCTCATCGAGCCCGTGCACCAGAATGAGGCGGCGCTGCGGGGACTGGCGGGGGGCGCCGGCTCCGCCAACGGGGGTGCTCACAACTGCCGGCCGGAGGCGGGGGCGGCCGGCACGCCCAAGAGCATCCACGACCTGAAGAACCGCATTGACCTCCAGAGGCTGCGGGGGCATCGGCTGGACAGGCTGGGCAGCCGCAAGCGCCGGGGAGACCAGCGTGACCTCGGCCACCCCGGGCCACCTCCCAAGGTCTCCAAGGCGAGCCACGACTCCCTGGTACCCaactcctcccccctccccaccaacgGGATCGGCGGGAGCCCCGAGAGCTTCCCCGGCCCCCTGGACGGCAGCGGGCACACGGGCCCCGAGGGTGGCCGCCTGGAGCACGGCGAGAACGACAAACACGGCGGCAAGATTCCCGTCAACGCGGTGCGGCCGCACACCAGCTCCCTGGGCCTCGGCAAGCCGCCCGGGCCCTGCTTGCAGACCAAGGTTGCGGTGCTGCAGCAGCTGGACCGGGTGGACGAGACTccgggccccccccaccccaaggggcCGCCTCGCTGCTCTTTCAGTCCCCGGAACTCACGGCACGAGGGCTCCTTTGCCCGGCAGCGGAGCCCGTACGCGCCCAAGGGCTCCACGCCCAGCCCCTCTCCGCGGCCCCAGCCGCTCGACACCACGCAGGTGCCGTCGCCGCTTCCGCTGGCCCGGCCGTCCACGCCCCCCGTGAGGCGGCTCGAGCTGCTGCCCAGTGCGGAGAGCCCGGTGCGCTGGTTGGAGCAGCCCGAGGGCCACCAGCGGCCGGCAGGGCAGGGCTGCAAAGTGGGGCTGCCGCCGGCCGAGCCCCTGCTGCCCCGGGCCGGCTTCTCCCCAGACTCCTCCAAGGCGGACAGCGACGCTGCCTCCTCTGGCGGCTCGGACAGCAAAAAGAAGAAGAGGTACCGGCCTCGTGACTACACGGTGAACTTGGACGGGCAGGTGGCCGAGGCGGGCGTCAAACCCGTCCGGTTAAAAGAGCGGAAGCTCACCTTTGACCCCATGACCAGACAGATCAAACCTCTGACCCAGAAAGAGCCAGTGCGGGCTGACAGCCCCGTGCACACAGAGCAGCCCAGGACAGAGCTGGACAAGCCCGAGGCCAAGGCCAGCCTCCAGAGCCCTTTCGAACAGACGAACTGGAAGGAGCTGTCGCGCAACGAGATCATCCAGTCCTACCTGAGCCGGCAGAGCAGCCTGCTCTCCTCGTCGGGCGCGCAGACCCCGGGCGCCCACCACTTCATGTCCGAGTACCTGAGGCAGGAGGAGAGCACCCGGCGTGGGGCCAGGCAGCCGCACGTGCTGGTGCCTCACAGCGCGCCCACGGACCGCCCGGGGCTGAGCCGCGAGGTCACACAGGACGATCTGGACAGAATCCAGGGCCACCGGTGGCCTGGGGTGAACGGGTGTCAGGACACACAGGGTAACTGGTATGACTGGACGCAGTGCATATCGCTCGACCCGCACGGCGACGACGGGCGGTTGAACATTCTGCCTTATGTCTGCTTGGACTGA
- the MED26 gene encoding mediator of RNA polymerase II transcription subunit 26 isoform X2 → MTAAPASPQQIRDRLLQAIDPQSNIRNMVAVLEVISSLEKYPITKEALEETRLGKLINDVRKKTKNEELAKRAKKLLRSWQKLIEPVHQNEAALRGLAGGAGSANGGAHNCRPEAGAAGTPKSIHDLKNRIDLQRLRGHRLDRLGSRKRRGDQRDLGHPGPPPKVSKASHDSLVPNSSPLPTNGIGGSPESFPGPLDGSGHTGPEGGRLEHGENDKHGGKIPVNAVRPHTSSLGLGKPPGPCLQTKVAVLQQLDRVDETPGPPHPKGPPRCSFSPRNSRHEGSFARQRSPYAPKGSTPSPSPRPQPLDTTQVPSPLPLARPSTPPVRRLELLPSAESPVRWLEQPEGHQRPAGQGCKVGLPPAEPLLPRAGFSPDSSKADSDAASSGGSDSKKKKRYRPRDYTVNLDGQVAEAGVKPVRLKERKLTFDPMTRQIKPLTQKEPVRADSPVHTEQPRTELDKPEAKASLQSPFEQTNWKELSRNEIIQSYLSRQSSLLSSSGAQTPGAHHFMSEYLRQEESTRRGARQPHVLVPHSAPTDRPGLSREVTQDDLDRIQGHRWPGVNGCQDTQGNWYDWTQCISLDPHGDDGRLNILPYVCLD, encoded by the exons ATCCGGAACATGGTGGCGGTGCTGGAAGTCATCTCCAGCCTGGAGAAATACCCCATTACCAAAGAGGCGCTGGAG GAAACTCGACTTGGGAAGCTCATCAACGACGTCCGCAAGAAGACGAAGAACGAGGAGCTCGCCAAGCGGGCCAAGAAGCTGCTGCGGAGCTGGCAGAAGCTCATCGAGCCCGTGCACCAGAATGAGGCGGCGCTGCGGGGACTGGCGGGGGGCGCCGGCTCCGCCAACGGGGGTGCTCACAACTGCCGGCCGGAGGCGGGGGCGGCCGGCACGCCCAAGAGCATCCACGACCTGAAGAACCGCATTGACCTCCAGAGGCTGCGGGGGCATCGGCTGGACAGGCTGGGCAGCCGCAAGCGCCGGGGAGACCAGCGTGACCTCGGCCACCCCGGGCCACCTCCCAAGGTCTCCAAGGCGAGCCACGACTCCCTGGTACCCaactcctcccccctccccaccaacgGGATCGGCGGGAGCCCCGAGAGCTTCCCCGGCCCCCTGGACGGCAGCGGGCACACGGGCCCCGAGGGTGGCCGCCTGGAGCACGGCGAGAACGACAAACACGGCGGCAAGATTCCCGTCAACGCGGTGCGGCCGCACACCAGCTCCCTGGGCCTCGGCAAGCCGCCCGGGCCCTGCTTGCAGACCAAGGTTGCGGTGCTGCAGCAGCTGGACCGGGTGGACGAGACTccgggccccccccaccccaaggggcCGCCTCGCTGCTCTTTCAGTCCCCGGAACTCACGGCACGAGGGCTCCTTTGCCCGGCAGCGGAGCCCGTACGCGCCCAAGGGCTCCACGCCCAGCCCCTCTCCGCGGCCCCAGCCGCTCGACACCACGCAGGTGCCGTCGCCGCTTCCGCTGGCCCGGCCGTCCACGCCCCCCGTGAGGCGGCTCGAGCTGCTGCCCAGTGCGGAGAGCCCGGTGCGCTGGTTGGAGCAGCCCGAGGGCCACCAGCGGCCGGCAGGGCAGGGCTGCAAAGTGGGGCTGCCGCCGGCCGAGCCCCTGCTGCCCCGGGCCGGCTTCTCCCCAGACTCCTCCAAGGCGGACAGCGACGCTGCCTCCTCTGGCGGCTCGGACAGCAAAAAGAAGAAGAGGTACCGGCCTCGTGACTACACGGTGAACTTGGACGGGCAGGTGGCCGAGGCGGGCGTCAAACCCGTCCGGTTAAAAGAGCGGAAGCTCACCTTTGACCCCATGACCAGACAGATCAAACCTCTGACCCAGAAAGAGCCAGTGCGGGCTGACAGCCCCGTGCACACAGAGCAGCCCAGGACAGAGCTGGACAAGCCCGAGGCCAAGGCCAGCCTCCAGAGCCCTTTCGAACAGACGAACTGGAAGGAGCTGTCGCGCAACGAGATCATCCAGTCCTACCTGAGCCGGCAGAGCAGCCTGCTCTCCTCGTCGGGCGCGCAGACCCCGGGCGCCCACCACTTCATGTCCGAGTACCTGAGGCAGGAGGAGAGCACCCGGCGTGGGGCCAGGCAGCCGCACGTGCTGGTGCCTCACAGCGCGCCCACGGACCGCCCGGGGCTGAGCCGCGAGGTCACACAGGACGATCTGGACAGAATCCAGGGCCACCGGTGGCCTGGGGTGAACGGGTGTCAGGACACACAGGGTAACTGGTATGACTGGACGCAGTGCATATCGCTCGACCCGCACGGCGACGACGGGCGGTTGAACATTCTGCCTTATGTCTGCTTGGACTGA
- the MED26 gene encoding mediator of RNA polymerase II transcription subunit 26 isoform X4, whose protein sequence is MVAVLEVISSLEKYPITKEALEETRLGKLINDVRKKTKNEELAKRAKKLLRSWQKLIEPVHQNEAALRGLAGGAGSANGGAHNCRPEAGAAGTPKSIHDLKNRIDLQRLRGHRLDRLGSRKRRGDQRDLGHPGPPPKVSKASHDSLVPNSSPLPTNGIGGSPESFPGPLDGSGHTGPEGGRLEHGENDKHGGKIPVNAVRPHTSSLGLGKPPGPCLQTKVAVLQQLDRVDETPGPPHPKGPPRCSFSPRNSRHEGSFARQRSPYAPKGSTPSPSPRPQPLDTTQVPSPLPLARPSTPPVRRLELLPSAESPVRWLEQPEGHQRPAGQGCKVGLPPAEPLLPRAGFSPDSSKADSDAASSGGSDSKKKKRYRPRDYTVNLDGQVAEAGVKPVRLKERKLTFDPMTRQIKPLTQKEPVRADSPVHTEQPRTELDKPEAKASLQSPFEQTNWKELSRNEIIQSYLSRQSSLLSSSGAQTPGAHHFMSEYLRQEESTRRGARQPHVLVPHSAPTDRPGLSREVTQDDLDRIQGHRWPGVNGCQDTQGNWYDWTQCISLDPHGDDGRLNILPYVCLD, encoded by the exons ATGGTGGCGGTGCTGGAAGTCATCTCCAGCCTGGAGAAATACCCCATTACCAAAGAGGCGCTGGAG GAAACTCGACTTGGGAAGCTCATCAACGACGTCCGCAAGAAGACGAAGAACGAGGAGCTCGCCAAGCGGGCCAAGAAGCTGCTGCGGAGCTGGCAGAAGCTCATCGAGCCCGTGCACCAGAATGAGGCGGCGCTGCGGGGACTGGCGGGGGGCGCCGGCTCCGCCAACGGGGGTGCTCACAACTGCCGGCCGGAGGCGGGGGCGGCCGGCACGCCCAAGAGCATCCACGACCTGAAGAACCGCATTGACCTCCAGAGGCTGCGGGGGCATCGGCTGGACAGGCTGGGCAGCCGCAAGCGCCGGGGAGACCAGCGTGACCTCGGCCACCCCGGGCCACCTCCCAAGGTCTCCAAGGCGAGCCACGACTCCCTGGTACCCaactcctcccccctccccaccaacgGGATCGGCGGGAGCCCCGAGAGCTTCCCCGGCCCCCTGGACGGCAGCGGGCACACGGGCCCCGAGGGTGGCCGCCTGGAGCACGGCGAGAACGACAAACACGGCGGCAAGATTCCCGTCAACGCGGTGCGGCCGCACACCAGCTCCCTGGGCCTCGGCAAGCCGCCCGGGCCCTGCTTGCAGACCAAGGTTGCGGTGCTGCAGCAGCTGGACCGGGTGGACGAGACTccgggccccccccaccccaaggggcCGCCTCGCTGCTCTTTCAGTCCCCGGAACTCACGGCACGAGGGCTCCTTTGCCCGGCAGCGGAGCCCGTACGCGCCCAAGGGCTCCACGCCCAGCCCCTCTCCGCGGCCCCAGCCGCTCGACACCACGCAGGTGCCGTCGCCGCTTCCGCTGGCCCGGCCGTCCACGCCCCCCGTGAGGCGGCTCGAGCTGCTGCCCAGTGCGGAGAGCCCGGTGCGCTGGTTGGAGCAGCCCGAGGGCCACCAGCGGCCGGCAGGGCAGGGCTGCAAAGTGGGGCTGCCGCCGGCCGAGCCCCTGCTGCCCCGGGCCGGCTTCTCCCCAGACTCCTCCAAGGCGGACAGCGACGCTGCCTCCTCTGGCGGCTCGGACAGCAAAAAGAAGAAGAGGTACCGGCCTCGTGACTACACGGTGAACTTGGACGGGCAGGTGGCCGAGGCGGGCGTCAAACCCGTCCGGTTAAAAGAGCGGAAGCTCACCTTTGACCCCATGACCAGACAGATCAAACCTCTGACCCAGAAAGAGCCAGTGCGGGCTGACAGCCCCGTGCACACAGAGCAGCCCAGGACAGAGCTGGACAAGCCCGAGGCCAAGGCCAGCCTCCAGAGCCCTTTCGAACAGACGAACTGGAAGGAGCTGTCGCGCAACGAGATCATCCAGTCCTACCTGAGCCGGCAGAGCAGCCTGCTCTCCTCGTCGGGCGCGCAGACCCCGGGCGCCCACCACTTCATGTCCGAGTACCTGAGGCAGGAGGAGAGCACCCGGCGTGGGGCCAGGCAGCCGCACGTGCTGGTGCCTCACAGCGCGCCCACGGACCGCCCGGGGCTGAGCCGCGAGGTCACACAGGACGATCTGGACAGAATCCAGGGCCACCGGTGGCCTGGGGTGAACGGGTGTCAGGACACACAGGGTAACTGGTATGACTGGACGCAGTGCATATCGCTCGACCCGCACGGCGACGACGGGCGGTTGAACATTCTGCCTTATGTCTGCTTGGACTGA